The following are from one region of the Andrena cerasifolii isolate SP2316 chromosome 1, iyAndCera1_principal, whole genome shotgun sequence genome:
- the LOC143376143 gene encoding uncharacterized protein LOC143376143 has protein sequence MEKEQPDSLATVAVVSEKMPQPHSNYAPSEVYSTAEPPPAYMRPKSTAVQIARIAAITLVTMTVVLGSFILAAAWVRARATCTPEAVAAMQAELRLQQQQQQQPSYTYQQGEFLKHLQPQALIQDTSETKEVPQSLAEQTSAKKEPEPDTKDIKLQKEDENNSKSDNESGDHDDDDDDYDDDEFPPVHIKLPLQFDFDEIAGTLIQEARSRVSCVVERRRADQVMDGANNNNLENNTDSRYQRLSGERVAILCESGNPHQEQQEQEMLTPIIIPLGTVQVPLQSQEPNPGYHQYQVHTQYQVPDMQQLPLSDPRGLNHIPPGMLPPELRNIPQVNIEMRPPRMGPQTPMMGPQNPAMGPQIEVRRIPIELRHLPMNPVRGMRPPMPQEQQQVPLMYQHAEQAPGMYGQEQGPAMMPPPAPQPEAQVHEQRVIPHVLIPQTEQGPPQVQPQMQPHMQPHMQPQMPPQMQPQMPPQPQAQPQPQPQVPERPRSPFQGIPFEIRRIIQQVPLEIKNIIQHITGEGRPVPVQVPEGARRENVQEFKPFPEGAQPIPLGLPLPVEVRNLLEHGNIEGRQRPDGSNEQQEAKPFPGPEDDSEEERNFPVPAEIRNIIHQVVEGNAFPVPTFALPLRPVESLDIPVEARAEVTDGQTSEQESDQRQQEQQQTHMQMMQQQHQQQLQQQQQQQQQEQDEESRPHYVQPRSVRSIPDAFTHRREKRVRRCACDCNC, from the exons GCATACATGAGGCCAAAGAGCACGGCGGTCCAAATCGCGAGGATCGCGGCCATCACCTTGGTCACGATGACTGTGGTCCTTGGAAGCTTCATACTAGCAGCAGCCTGGGTCCGAGCTCGAGCGACCTGCACCCCCGAAGCGGTTGCTGCGATGCAGGCGGAACTGAGGCTtcaacagcaacaacagcagcagcccTCTTACACCTACCAGCAAGGTGAATTCTTGAAGCACCTGCAACCACAGGCACTCATCCAG GATACCAGCGAGACGAAGGAAGTCCCGCAGAGTCTCGCCGAGCAAACATCGGCGAAGAAGGAGCCTGAGCCAGACACCAAGGACATCAAGCTTCAGAAGGAAGATGAAAACAATTCGAAGTCTGACAACGAGAGTGGCGAccatgacgacgacgacgatgattacgaCGACGATGAATTCCCCCCTGTGCACATTAAGCTGCCCCTTCAGTTCGATTTTGACGAAATTGCGGGT ACCCTGATTCAAGAGGCGCGCAGCAGAGTTTCCTGTGTAGTTGAAAGACGAAGGGCCGACCAAGTGATGGATGGCGCTAACAACAATAACCTGGAAAATAATACCGATTCTCGCTACCAAAGGCTGAGCGGAGAACGCGTTGCTATTCTATGCGAATCCGGCAATCCTCATCAGGA GCAACAGGAACAAGAGATGCTTACCCCAATCATCATTCCCCTGGGAACCGTCCAAGTACCTCTTCAGTCTCAGGAGCCAAACCCAGGCTACCATCAGTACCAAGTCCACACTCAGTATCAAGTTCCTGACATGCAGCAGTTACCTCTCAGCGATCCACGCGGGCTGAATCACATCCCACCTGGTATGCTCCCCCCCGAGCTGCGAAATATCCCTCAAGTGAACATCGAGATGAGGCCACCGCGAATGGGACCGCAGACACCCATGATGGGACCACAGAACCCCGCCATGGGACCACAA ATCGAAGTGCGTCGAATCCCCATCGAGCTGCGTCACTTGCCGATGAACCCAGTGAGAGGTATGCGACCGCCGATGCCCCAGGAGCAGCAACAAGTACCCCTGATGTACCAACACGCTGAGCAAGCGCCTGGCATGTATGGCCAAGAGCAGGGCCCAGCTATGATGCCTCCCCCAGCGCCACAACCAGAGGCTCAAGTTCACGAGCAAAGGGTCATTCCACACGTGTTGATCCCGCAAACCGAGCAGGGACCGCCTCAAGTCCAACCTCAGATGCAACCTCACATGCAACCTCACATGCAACCACAGATGCCACCTCAAATGCAACCTCAGATGCCACCTCAGCCCCAGGCCCAGCCTCAACCGCAGCCCCAAGTTCCTGAGAGACCACGCTCTCCGTTCCAAGGGATTCCGTTTGAGATACGAAGGATCATCCAGCAAGTGCCTTTAGAGATCAAGAATATCATTCAGCACATCACTGGCGAGGGAAGACCAGTGCCTGTGCAAGTACCAGAGGGTGCCCGCCGCGAG AACGTTCAAGAGTTTAAACCGTTCCCGGAGGGAGCGCAACCCATTCCTCTGGGACTTCCCCTTCCGGTAGAGGTGAGAAATCTACTGGAGCATGGAAACATCGAGGGTCGCCAACGACCAGACGGTTCTAACGAACAACAGGAAGCTAAACCTTTCCCCGGGCCAGAAGACGACAGCGAGGAGGAAAGGAACTTCCCTGTACCAGCAGAGATTCGCAACATTATTCATcag GTCGTGGAAGGCAATGCTTTCCCAGTGCCAACATTCGCTCTGCCGTTGAGACCTGTGGAATCATTGGACATCCCTGTTGAAGCTCGTGCTGAAGTTACTGATGGACAGACCTCCGAGCAAGAATCAGATCAACGACAACAGGAACAACAACAAACTCACATGCAGATGATGCAGCAGCAACACCAGCAGCAAttgcaacagcagcagcagcagcaacaacaggaGCAGGACGAAGAGAGCCGCCCACACT ATGTGCAACCACGCTCGGTGCGCTCCATCCCAGACGCGTTCACCCACCGTCGCGAGAAGCGCGTACGCCGCTGCGCCTGCGACTGCAACTGCTAA